The Ochotona princeps isolate mOchPri1 chromosome 23, mOchPri1.hap1, whole genome shotgun sequence genome includes a window with the following:
- the OTULIN gene encoding ubiquitin thioesterase otulin isoform X2, whose amino-acid sequence MDIMDYCKKEWRGHTQKATCMRKGYEEVSQKFTSIRRVRGDNYCALRATLFQAMSQLAELPRWLQDPELTLLPEKLISKYSWIKQWKLGLQFDGNSEDLAVRITASLALLRKKWAGLAEMRTCEARQRACDELFTNEEEEYSLYEAVKFLMLNRAIELYDDKERGKEVPFFSVLLFARDTSNDPGQLLRNHLNQVGHTGGLEQVEMFLLAYAVQHTIQVYRLSKYNTEEFITIYPTEPPPDWPAVTLLTEDDRHYNVPVRVCEETSL is encoded by the exons ATGGATATCATGGACTATTGCAAAAAAGAATGGCGGGGACATACACAGAAAGCGACGTGTATGAGAAAG GGCTACGAGGAGGTTTCTCAGAAATTTACCTCCATCCGGCGAGTCCGCGGAGATAACTACTGCGCTCTGAGGGCCACACTGTTCCAGGCAATGAGCCAGCTGGCGGAGCTGCCCCGCTGGCTGCAGGACCCGGAGCTCACACTG TTACCAGAAAAACTCATAAGTAAGTACAGCTGGATCAAGCAATGGAAACTTGGACTGCAATTTGATGGGAACAGTGAGGACCTGGCTGTCAGAATCACAGCATCTCTCGCTTTGCTGAGAAAGAAG tgGGCAGGCTTGGCTGAAATGAGAACTTGTGAAGCAAGGCAGAGAGCATGTGATGAGCTGTTCACAAATGAGGAGGAGGAGTACAGCCTGTATGAAGCTGTAAAATTCTTAATGCTAAACAGAGCCATTGAACTGTACGATGacaaagagaggggaaaagaggtaccgtttttctctgtgcttctgtttGCCCGGGACACATCAAATGACCCTGGACAACTGCTGAGGAACCACCTGAACCAGGTGGGACACACTGGTGGCCTTGAACAG GTGGAGATGTTCCTTCTTGCCTATGCTGTTCAGCACACCATCCAGGTGTACCGGCTCTCCAAGTACAACACGGAGGAGTTCATCACCATCTATCCCACGGAGCCGCCTCCGGACTGGCCAGCGGTGACCCTCCTTACCGAGGATGATCGGCACTACAACGTCCCCGTCCGAGTGTGTGAGGAGACGAGTCTGTGA